DNA sequence from the Alkaliphilus metalliredigens QYMF genome:
TGCCAGTAAATAGAGTGCTGTTAATTCTCCAGGCCCGAATCTAGGTGCCATCATCCCAATAGGAACAACTAGAAAAATCAGTACGATGGAGCCGAATAAACCACCTATAACCGAGGCATAGAGACCCATCTGCAATGCTTTTTTCCCTTTACCCTGTTGGGTAAGGGCATACCCATCTGCAACAGTTGCTGCAGCACCTGATGTACCTGGAGTACCAAAACTGATGGCTGTAATAGACCCTCCGTAGGTCCCCCCTTGGTATGTTCCGATTAATAATCCCATTGTTTGGTGAATGGGAAGAATAAACGAAAAAGGTAGCACTAAAGCGATGGGTAAACTATGGGCAAGTCCCGGAATTGCACCTACCGAAATACCCACAACAATACCTAACATAATAAATAGAGCGGTATCAAAGGCAAAAACAGCTGCAGCTGCCAGCCTTAAGGCTTCCATATCAAAATTAAACATTTAGCTAGTGACCTCCTTTAAGGGAAAAATGTTCTAGGCATATGCATTCGAAGTAAACTGATAAAAAGTAGATGCACAACAACCGATACAGTCATTGCCAACACCAACATTTTAGCAACCTTAGGTTTGAAAGATTCAAATGTGCCTTTTCTTTTAGCTTCCTGGAATGCAACCCATATCCACCAGATGGATAAAAACAGGAATGTACCAGTGACTAATCCAATATTTCTAAATGCCCAGTTATACAACCACATAGCAACTGAAACACCTATTGCATAAGGAATAATCCGCTTTTTACTCAGACTTTCTGCTTTCTCAGGATTCATGAAATCCTTTATAAAAACCATCAAACCACCTATTGCAATCAGTGCTAAAGAAATGCGAGGTACAAATAGTTCCATAGATCGTAGAGGTGAAAAATAAGTCCAAAAAAAACCAGCACTACTTACAGCTGTAAGTAAAATACCGATGATTCCATTGAATGTAACCCGTTTATCTGTCACGATATCGCCACCCTTGATTATTATACTTTTTATTGACCAATAACAGATTTTATCTATACGCTTCTATTGCGTAAGCGTTATTTAAAACAATCTCCGGGGCAGTTATTAAATCCCCCCCGGAGATTATTTAGCACCATGATGCACTTTACAAAAACGAGCCCCTCAAAGCGCTTTAGGTTTACTCAATCAAAGTTCTTTAGAATTGTGCTCGCCATTCCACGAATGCTGGGATGAAGTTTTCTTCAATATCCATAAAGAAATCCCATGTTTCATCAGTATTCAAGTAATGAGCCACAACGCCTAAATCTTGATAGCTTTGAATAAAATCTTCATCCTGGGCAATTTCTGCCATGGCATTTGATATTCGCTCCTTGAGTTCAGGAGAAGTTCCCTGAGGTGCAAAAAGTGCCAAAGGACTGTGACGTTCACGAGCATCAATGCCATATTCAATAACATTTGGAATCTCAGGCATCAGAGGATCTCTTTCTATAAGGGCCTGTGTATTTATTAAAACAGTTAAATCTCCATCTTGGTGTAATGGACGTGCAGCAGCCAAACTCAAGTGGCCTAAATCAACATGACCACCAGTCAAGTTCAATGCCACATCTGCTCCACCTGCTAATCCAACATAAGTATAATCTAATTCATTGGGATCAAGAATCATTTCTACAATAAAGTGCATTGAATTACCTTCACCCTGTCCCCCAAGAACAACTTCCCCTGGATTATCTTTTATGTATTCAATCAGGTCATCCAAGGTTTCCCAAGGAGCACCAGCCTTTGATGCGATGGCAAATGTGGGACCTGCTATGGTTGCAACAGGTTCAAAATCATGAATCGTATAACCTCTGTCTCCAGCAGCGGGCTCAAAAAGCATGATCATACCTGAACCCCACATGAACATATTTGAGTCAGCTGATTGATTCGATACGTGATAACCTGCTTCCGTTCCCATACCACCAGGCATATTGATCACATTGGCGATAATCCCGTGTGCGGAAAGAGCCTGCGCAAGATATCTTGCGGATAAATCGTTAGACCCGCCAGCACCAAAACCTACAACAATGTCTATTTCAACATTTTCAACAGATTCCTCTGCAACGGTTTCATCCGTTCCCTCTTGGGATACAGGTTCTGTAGGCTCTGGTTCAGGTGCGCCACACCCCACCAACAACATAGATAAAGACAATACTAATACAAGTAACACCATGAAAATTTTCTTAGTATTCATTCGCATATTCCCCCTTTTTCAGATTTGAATTGTGAATGTCTTTCTTATGTAATTAAAAAGAATATTCTACGTTTGCAGAATATTCTTTAAATACATACTATTCTATGATTATACACACTGTCAAGCTCTTTTATGTGGTTTTCATAGAGTTATTATGGTTATTCTCCGTTATCAGGGTGCTTTATCCCTCTCTTTGCAGTGAACAAACCCCATTTGTTGTATTATATGTGGTGAAATCTATCTATAACCCTTGTTTTTTGTATTTAATACAGTATTTTTATCTATTTAACCATTGGAATGCATTAGGCTCAATCCTCTGACATCACCCACAGATACAGAGATGCAACGGAACCATAGGGAGCATATTTAGCCCTATATTGATTAAACTGCTCCTTTGAAAGTTCTTTGAGACCGTACAAATTCATCATGCCTCTGCGGATAGCTAGATCTCCATAGCTTACAACATTGGGACGATTAAGGGAAAAAATCAGCAGCATTTCAACAGTCCAAATCCCAACGCCATGTAGTGAGGAAAGCTTTTGTATAATTTCCTGATCTGACAGCATGTGAAGTGTCTTAAAATTGATCTTGCCACATAGGGCCACATCTGCGATTCCTTTTATATACTCAGCTTTTTTGTTGGTCATGCCACAGCCTTGAATCTGTGACAGTTCTGTTTTTGTAATACTTTCTGGTGTCATGCTTTCAAGTAGCTCATCTAAACGATTCCATACTGTTTCTGCGGCCTTGTTTGATATTTGTTGACTCACAATGCTAGAAATAAGTGCAGTAAATGGGTCTGCAATGGTTCCTCGCTCTATTTTACCGATTCGCTCTATGGCAGCACCCAGCTTCTTATCCTTCTTTTTCAAATAGGCGATTTCCTTTTGTCCATATTGGAAAAATCCACATGAATTTTTCATAGTCTCCAACCCAATGAGTCTTTCTTTTAATTCGAGTCCTCCACCATATCCCACCAGTGAACCATCGCTACCAATGACACGATGACAGGGAATAAATATGGGAATTGGATTACGGTTATTGGCAAGCCCAACGGCACGTACAGCCTTTGGTGAATCCACATCCACAGCGATCTCTTTATAGGATACTGTTTTGCCATAGGGTATTTTACAAAGTGATTCCCACACCTGTTCCATAAAATCTGTCCCCGAGGGTTTCAGTGGTAGATTAAATTCCTTACTATCACCAGTAAGGTAGGATTGAAGCTGCTGTGCTGCTTCCTGCAATAGAGGTGTTTCATTTATTTCAATATCTTCTGGTGGTTTATCCGTTTCAAAATATAAATTAGTGATGTTTCCATTTTTTTCAGCTATGCCGATTTTACCAATACTAGTTTCGTAAAAATAGACGGGCATAATCAATCACCTCCATACTAAAATTATACACCTAATCTGTCCATCATTCTACTATAAACATTCTTAATAGTCAGAATAGACAGCTCATCTCTATGATGAGAAAGCATCATATGTATCCCTTTTCAATTCAACCCATTGCTGTAACATATGATCAATATTTGGGTTTTTATCATAAGTATATTTCTTATGGATCATTTCAATAATCTCATTTGCTTCCTTTGGAGTTACTTTTATACCCATTTCTTGTAGTCGGTAGATCACAGTAGTCCTTCCGGAGTGTTTTCCTAAAACAATTTTTCTCTTTCGGCCAATTTCTCCAGGAGAGAAGCTTTCGTATACAGTTGGATTTTTTAGTAGTCCATCCACGTGAATTCCCGATTCATGGGAAAAAACTGATTTTCCGACTATTGGTTTACTCTCACCGACAATTTTTCTAGAGGCTTCTTGTACGATGTTGGACAGTTCAAGTATTCTCTTTATTTCAAAGGGATGATTGCTTTTTAATAAATACTTTAATGTCATGACAATTTCTTCTAGTGCTGTATTCCCAGCTCGTTCTCCTAATCCATTCACACTACAATCAATATACTTGGCTCCAGCTTGAAAAGCACTAAGACTATTGGCTGTTGCCATACCAAAATCATTGTGACCATGAAATTCTAAATCAGCATCTATATAGTCACAAATACGTTTGATAGCCTGATAGGTGGTGATCGGTGTTAAAATCCCCAATGTATCTGCATACCTAAGACGTACTGCCCCCTCTTTAATGGCAGCTTGATATATTTCTATTAAAAATTTTTCCTCTGCCCGAGAGGCATCTTCTGCACCTACCGATACAATACACCCTTTTTCCGCACCATAGGAGACCACTTCTTGAACTTGTTGAATTACCCATTTTCGATCTTTTCTTAGTTTTTGAAAAATATGAATGTCTGACGCTGGTACAGCAATGTGGATATATTTTGCTCCACAAGCCAGCGACGCATCCACATCCATCTTTTTCATTCGATTCCATGTTAAAATCTTAGCTTTGCCATTCATAGCGATGATTTCTCGAATCACATCTTTTTCTTCTTCCCCCATAATAGGGATCCCTGCTTCAATATAATCGACACCTAACTCATCTAACATTCTGGCAATCTTAATTTTTTCTTTTTTAAGAAATACCACTCCTGGAGTCTGCTCTCCATCTCGTAATGTTGTATCTACAATATAAAAGTCCCTCATACCCTCACCTCTTTCATTATCTCCATAAAGCCCTAAACAATCATCATTTCCACCAAAATCTTGCTTTCATTGTCAATGAAAACACCTGTTTCCTTAGCTGCCAATCCATAATGACATCTATTTCTTCAAATGACCTTTATTTTGCGTACTACAATACACTTCTTAAATATGTTATAAAAGATTACACCAGTATTTTATAAAACTGGCATAATCTTTTTAGTTTCACCTTATCAGACCATTGACACCTAATCACAGTTTCACATCATCTACCTACAGCGCTAACCTAGCTACGACTTCTCCACCCTCAATATGTGAGTCCATAATTTCTTCTACATCATCTGCAGTTACACTGCCATACCATACCCCTTCAGGATAAACAATAACAATCGGTCCTTTGCTACAGATCCCAATACACCCTGTATTGGTGACCATAACATCTCCATCTAGTTCTCTCTCCATAATCTCTTCCATAAAGCTATTGACAATATCTACAGCCCCTTTTTGAAGACAAAATCCTTTTTGCTCCCCATTTATGCGGGAGCTAGAACAGACAAAAATATGATGTTTAGGTTTATACATTTGATCCCATCCCTTCAATTGTTTTTTATGAAGCACACTTTAATTGAGTAACGACCTTAATAATCCCTTTTTCAATTTCCTCATACATTTCCCCAATATGAATATGATTTGCTTCTAATTCTTTTCTTGGTGCCTCACCAATTCTAAGGCATAAAACAGCATTACAGTCCCCGATCACCTTTAGCATCCTATCCATTTTCATTTCAATCTCTTCACATTCCTCGGAACCATTACAATACTGGTCTACAGAACGTTTTTCTATCAATTCTGCACCCGCTTCGGTATATTTATAAACCAAAAATTCTTTGACATGACCAAAATGCTGATCGATTAACCTTCCTGTTTTAGAAGCAATGGCAATTTTATATTCCTGTTGAATTTCAGGTTTACCTGTTTTGTTTGTACTACAGGCACCTTTTCTAAAGTCAAAAGAAATATCTTCTCCTAAGATCCCAACGGCATCCGCTCTACACTGTCTACAATGATACATTTGTTTGAGATCAATGGAACATTGATTGCGCAGGGCATTTAATTCTGCATTACTCACAAGTGGCATGTTCTCAAATTTAGTTCCTTTAGCAGGAATGAGCGGCATAATATTACTCATAAAAACACCTAAGGTTCTGACCTTCTTCACCACTTCTTCAATGTGATGTTCATTGATCCCCTTAACCATGACTATATTTACCTTGCAAACAATTCCCTTTTCCTTCATCTTTTCCAATCCAAGTAGCTGTTTCTCAATCATCAAGGCGCCAGCTTCTTCACCTGTATAGATTTTACCTTTATAGTAAACTGTGCTATAGATTTGTGCTGCAATTTTTGGATCGATGGCATTTATGGTAACTGTTAAATGGGTAATTCCCATCTTCTGAATTTCATCGGCGTATTCAGATAGCATCAAACCATTGGTAGATAGGCAAAAAGTTACATCGGGATCATAGTTTTTAATCAGTTCAAGAGATTTCTTTGTCTCTTCAAAGTTAAATAAAGGGTCTCCAGGACCAGCAATGCCAACCACCTTAAGATTGCTTAGTTTTTCCTTAACAAGTTTATATTTCTCCAAGGCCTCTTCAGGACTTAGCACTTCGCTGGTCACCCCTGGTCGACTTTCATTTTGACAATCATATTTTCGATTACAATAATTGCATTGAATGTTACATTTGGGTGCAACTGGAATATGCATTCTGGCATATTTATGGTCACTATCACAGTAGCAGGGGTGCTTTTCAGTTTTTTCCCTGACTTCTATGGTCCATTTTTCTTCCATCATGACCCCTCCTCTTTTTCTTAATTTTCAAAATATTCCACCTGTGAGACCTTTCTTATTTCCTTCATATGAAAATCAAATAGATTAAACCAATGTATTTGAATGTATTCTTATAGCACGTCACGCTTTTTTGTAGTATTTTTCATACATATTTTCCCGATAATGACCATATTTTTGATCTAAAAGTGTATTGGTAATTTCATCTAAAAATCGCATAGAACCTTCATACCCACTATAGGTTTTTCTTTGTGCTCCTACCCTGTCATGAATTGGAAATCCAATCCGTACTAGAGGAACACCGTCCTTTTCTGTTATAAACTTTCCTTCAGAGCTTCCAATCAGAACATTGATATTTAGCTCTCTTACGTATTTCTGTATCGTTTGTAGGTCTGTATCGTCAATAACCATACAATTTTCATCAACCTTTTTCAAATCTTCTTCTAGTAATTCTTTAAGTTTACCCGCCCTTGTTCCAGTGGCGATTACTAATGGTCGAATCCCATTTTCTAAACATAATTTGCTAGCAGCGTAGACTGTGTCCGGTTCACCAAAGATGGCAGCCCGCCCTTCAGCATTGTATTTATGAGAATCAATCATCCCATCTAACATCCTACCCCGGTCTTCCATTAGGCTTTGTGGCATTTCTTTTCCGCTTATTTTTCGTAAAATACTTACAAATTTATCTGTGTTTTCTAATCCAATAGGTAGTGGACATCGATACAGAGGAATACCAAATTGGTCCTCTAGATACTTTCCGGGAGAAAGATGATCAGCAACTAACATTCCCATTTCAATGGTAGCTGATGCCCCTGCCATTTTTTCTATTTCACTGAGTTTTGTTCCCTCTGATGATAGCTTCTTATACTCTGTGGTAAAGGGAGCATCTAGTGTTTTACTAATATCAGGTACGATCGTATATTTTATGGCGAAAAGATCCATCATCTCTTTAACTTTGCGAACATCTGCCGGCGTTAAACTCCCTGCAATCAGATTGATTGAATCAATAGGCGTTGTGTCTTTTGCAATGTTCTTTACAATTTCTCTTATTGTAAAATAATAACCTTCATAGTTGGTACCACCGTACCCCGGTGTCGATACTGGAACAAATGAAACCTCTTTGTATTGTGGCTCTTCCTCTTTAAATTCTATGATCAGCCTTTGTATGTCTTCTCCAATGGTTTCGGCTAGACAGGTTGTAGAAATCCCGATCATTTTAGGATTATAAAGTCTCAATATATTTTTCAGACCTTTTTTCAGGTTAGCAGCTCCACCATGAACTGTTTCTTTTTCATTTAAAGAAGATGAAGCAATATCAATCGGTTCATTATAATGCCCTGCCATATGTCTACGAATATACGTACTACAGCCTTGGGAACCATGTAGCAACACCATTGTACTTTCAATCCCTTTAAATGCAGTGGAAGCCCCCATGGGCATACAACATTTACAGGGATTTATATTTAAATTGACAAAGTTTCTATTTTTCATCTATATCCCCCTGTTCTTTTTTGATGATATCCCACACTGGATTGTTAACAGAAGCATGTATTTCCTTTGCAAAGTTAATAGCACCTTCAAATCCATTTAATGGATGCTTGCGTTCATGGTTATGATCACAGAAGGCAACTCCCAGCTTATAAGCTAAAGGTCTTTCCTTGACACCACCCACTAAAATATCTGCTCCTTTTTCCTTCATGAACTTTTCCAATTCTGTCGGGTTACTATCGTCTAAGATCACTGTACCGTCTACAGCCAACTCACGAATTGTTTCATATTCTTCCGCTCTTCCTGTCTGGGTCCCTACCATAACCGTTTCCATGCCTAAATCACGAAATTGTTTGATTAATGAAATCGCTTTGAACCCGCCACCCACATAGATAGCGGCTTTTCTTCCCTTTACTCTTTCTCTATAGTAATCCAAAACTTCATTGGTCTTTTTCCATTCACTTTCGATCAATTCTTCCGTCTTACGGATGATTTTTTGATCTTTCAAAGCATAGGCGATACGTCTAAGGGATGCGACTGTATCCTCTAATCCATAAAAACTTACATTAATAAAAGGAATATCATATCGTTCTCGCATTTGTTTAGCTAAATAGGTCATCGAACCCGCACATTGTACAATATTGAGTTTTGCCTTTGGTGCCTTGACAAGCTCTGTATAGGAAGCATCTCCTGTCATTTTTGAAGTTAAGGTTACACCCATTCGTTGAAAGTAAGATTGGTTAATCCACATCTCTCCTGCAAGATTAAAATCACCTAAGAAATTAATACCATCCTCTTTCTCACCAGGAGCTTCTTCCCCCATTAAACTTAGAAGTGTATGACAGGCAGCTTTATAGCCTGCATTTTTATTGCCAGCAAATCCTGATGATTGTACAGGGATAACGCGGATGTGATACTTCTCTTCTGCCATTCGGCATATTCCCTCTATATCATCTCCAATCACTCCTACTACACAGGTAGAATAGATAAATATTAGCCTTGGGTTATTCTCTGCAACAATCTCATCGATGGCGGCCTCAAGCTTTTTCTCTCCTCCAAAAATAATATCTTTCTCCCTTAAATCAGTAGAAAAGCTATTGCGATAAATTTCCTCTCCACTACTTAAACTTCCTCTAATGTCAAAAGTATAGCTAGCACAGCCAATAGGACCATGAACAATATGATAAGCATCTGTGATCGGGTTTAATACAACCCTGGCACCACAGTAAACACAAGCCCGTTGACTTACAGCTCCTGCGACACTGTTTTGATCACATACAATTTTCTGTTCGGTATGCTTCTGTGATTTCTCCACTATAGAATTTTTTCTTTCCTCTAATGCTTCTACATTTTTCAAGGTTTCCATCAGCAATCACCCCACTTAATAGGAGTGGAATGTGATTGTATATAACCACATTCCATCTCCATACATTTATTATAATACTAGTTCAAAATCTTCATCTAAAGCATCGCGATCTACACGCTCCAACAATGCATTACCTATCATTTCCATCAATCTCATGGCACCTTTATATCCCACAACTGGGAAGTAACTGTGTATACTACGATCCATATTAGGAAATCCAAATCTTACAAGAGGTATATCCTCTGCTCTAGCAATATACTTTCCATAGGTATTTCCGATTAAAAGATCTACAGGTTCATTTTTCACCCATTGATGAAGTTCAAATAAATCTCCTGAAGCTTTTACTCTACCTTCTACATTAGAACTTTCTAACATACCGTTCACTTCTTTTTCAAAAGCCTTACCCGGTGTTCCTGTCACAACATACACTGGCTTCATACCAAGACTCAATGTGAATTCTGTCAAGGCCATCACATGATCAGGATCTCCAAAGATTGCTACCCTTTTACCATGATAATGGTGATGGGTATCTGTCATGATATCCACTAACATACCTCTTTCTTCCTCTAGCTCATCAGGTACATCCTTGCCAGTAATTTTGACTAGTTCCATGATGAATTCATCTGTAGCCTTTACACCAATAGGTAAATTTAAAGGATGAGAAGCGACTTTACACTTTTTCTCTAATTCGTTAGCCGCAGCCTCTGAAGCAAATTTACCTAATGCCACTGTTGCCATAGAACTACCAGTATCTATCAATTCCACTACCTTTGTACCACCCTTTGGATACATATTGTATTTTCCTGTCATAGGAGAATCTACAACACCGCTGGTATCTGGAAAAAGAATGTTAGGAATATCCAATAATTTTGCAATTCTCTTTATCTCTCGCATATCTCCTGGTTCTGTGTACCCAGGTATCAGATTAACCTTGTTATTGCTACCATCACCTGTGCCCTCCGAGAAATGTGTTACCATTGCCTTCACCATGTTAGAGAAACCTGTAACATGTGACCCAGCATAACTAGGGGTATTGGCATGGAATACATGCTTTCCTTCAGGTATCTCTGAATCTGAAATTGTACTAGGTAAATCATCTCCT
Encoded proteins:
- a CDS encoding tripartite tricarboxylate transporter TctB family protein, yielding MTDKRVTFNGIIGILLTAVSSAGFFWTYFSPLRSMELFVPRISLALIAIGGLMVFIKDFMNPEKAESLSKKRIIPYAIGVSVAMWLYNWAFRNIGLVTGTFLFLSIWWIWVAFQEAKRKGTFESFKPKVAKMLVLAMTVSVVVHLLFISLLRMHMPRTFFP
- a CDS encoding tripartite tricarboxylate transporter substrate binding protein, with the protein product MNTKKIFMVLLVLVLSLSMLLVGCGAPEPEPTEPVSQEGTDETVAEESVENVEIDIVVGFGAGGSNDLSARYLAQALSAHGIIANVINMPGGMGTEAGYHVSNQSADSNMFMWGSGMIMLFEPAAGDRGYTIHDFEPVATIAGPTFAIASKAGAPWETLDDLIEYIKDNPGEVVLGGQGEGNSMHFIVEMILDPNELDYTYVGLAGGADVALNLTGGHVDLGHLSLAAARPLHQDGDLTVLINTQALIERDPLMPEIPNVIEYGIDARERHSPLALFAPQGTSPELKERISNAMAEIAQDEDFIQSYQDLGVVAHYLNTDETWDFFMDIEENFIPAFVEWRAQF
- a CDS encoding methylated-DNA--[protein]-cysteine S-methyltransferase — protein: MPVYFYETSIGKIGIAEKNGNITNLYFETDKPPEDIEINETPLLQEAAQQLQSYLTGDSKEFNLPLKPSGTDFMEQVWESLCKIPYGKTVSYKEIAVDVDSPKAVRAVGLANNRNPIPIFIPCHRVIGSDGSLVGYGGGLELKERLIGLETMKNSCGFFQYGQKEIAYLKKKDKKLGAAIERIGKIERGTIADPFTALISSIVSQQISNKAAETVWNRLDELLESMTPESITKTELSQIQGCGMTNKKAEYIKGIADVALCGKINFKTLHMLSDQEIIQKLSSLHGVGIWTVEMLLIFSLNRPNVVSYGDLAIRRGMMNLYGLKELSKEQFNQYRAKYAPYGSVASLYLWVMSED
- the nifV gene encoding homocitrate synthase, whose product is MRDFYIVDTTLRDGEQTPGVVFLKKEKIKIARMLDELGVDYIEAGIPIMGEEEKDVIREIIAMNGKAKILTWNRMKKMDVDASLACGAKYIHIAVPASDIHIFQKLRKDRKWVIQQVQEVVSYGAEKGCIVSVGAEDASRAEEKFLIEIYQAAIKEGAVRLRYADTLGILTPITTYQAIKRICDYIDADLEFHGHNDFGMATANSLSAFQAGAKYIDCSVNGLGERAGNTALEEIVMTLKYLLKSNHPFEIKRILELSNIVQEASRKIVGESKPIVGKSVFSHESGIHVDGLLKNPTVYESFSPGEIGRKRKIVLGKHSGRTTVIYRLQEMGIKVTPKEANEIIEMIHKKYTYDKNPNIDHMLQQWVELKRDTYDAFSS
- a CDS encoding 2Fe-2S ferredoxin, whose product is MYKPKHHIFVCSSSRINGEQKGFCLQKGAVDIVNSFMEEIMERELDGDVMVTNTGCIGICSKGPIVIVYPEGVWYGSVTADDVEEIMDSHIEGGEVVARLAL
- the nifB gene encoding nitrogenase cofactor biosynthesis protein NifB, with the protein product MMEEKWTIEVREKTEKHPCYCDSDHKYARMHIPVAPKCNIQCNYCNRKYDCQNESRPGVTSEVLSPEEALEKYKLVKEKLSNLKVVGIAGPGDPLFNFEETKKSLELIKNYDPDVTFCLSTNGLMLSEYADEIQKMGITHLTVTINAIDPKIAAQIYSTVYYKGKIYTGEEAGALMIEKQLLGLEKMKEKGIVCKVNIVMVKGINEHHIEEVVKKVRTLGVFMSNIMPLIPAKGTKFENMPLVSNAELNALRNQCSIDLKQMYHCRQCRADAVGILGEDISFDFRKGACSTNKTGKPEIQQEYKIAIASKTGRLIDQHFGHVKEFLVYKYTEAGAELIEKRSVDQYCNGSEECEEIEMKMDRMLKVIGDCNAVLCLRIGEAPRKELEANHIHIGEMYEEIEKGIIKVVTQLKCAS
- a CDS encoding nitrogenase component 1, producing the protein MKNRNFVNLNINPCKCCMPMGASTAFKGIESTMVLLHGSQGCSTYIRRHMAGHYNEPIDIASSSLNEKETVHGGAANLKKGLKNILRLYNPKMIGISTTCLAETIGEDIQRLIIEFKEEEPQYKEVSFVPVSTPGYGGTNYEGYYFTIREIVKNIAKDTTPIDSINLIAGSLTPADVRKVKEMMDLFAIKYTIVPDISKTLDAPFTTEYKKLSSEGTKLSEIEKMAGASATIEMGMLVADHLSPGKYLEDQFGIPLYRCPLPIGLENTDKFVSILRKISGKEMPQSLMEDRGRMLDGMIDSHKYNAEGRAAIFGEPDTVYAASKLCLENGIRPLVIATGTRAGKLKELLEEDLKKVDENCMVIDDTDLQTIQKYVRELNINVLIGSSEGKFITEKDGVPLVRIGFPIHDRVGAQRKTYSGYEGSMRFLDEITNTLLDQKYGHYRENMYEKYYKKA
- the nifE gene encoding nitrogenase iron-molybdenum cofactor biosynthesis protein NifE, yielding METLKNVEALEERKNSIVEKSQKHTEQKIVCDQNSVAGAVSQRACVYCGARVVLNPITDAYHIVHGPIGCASYTFDIRGSLSSGEEIYRNSFSTDLREKDIIFGGEKKLEAAIDEIVAENNPRLIFIYSTCVVGVIGDDIEGICRMAEEKYHIRVIPVQSSGFAGNKNAGYKAACHTLLSLMGEEAPGEKEDGINFLGDFNLAGEMWINQSYFQRMGVTLTSKMTGDASYTELVKAPKAKLNIVQCAGSMTYLAKQMRERYDIPFINVSFYGLEDTVASLRRIAYALKDQKIIRKTEELIESEWKKTNEVLDYYRERVKGRKAAIYVGGGFKAISLIKQFRDLGMETVMVGTQTGRAEEYETIRELAVDGTVILDDSNPTELEKFMKEKGADILVGGVKERPLAYKLGVAFCDHNHERKHPLNGFEGAINFAKEIHASVNNPVWDIIKKEQGDIDEK
- the nifK gene encoding nitrogenase molybdenum-iron protein subunit beta, with the translated sequence MLDHTSKEISERKALVINPAKTCQPIGAMYAALGIHNCLPHSHGSQGCCSFHRMHLTRHFRDPIVASTSSFTEGASVFGGSANLKTSIKNVFSVYKPDVIAINTTCLSETIGDDLPSTISDSEIPEGKHVFHANTPSYAGSHVTGFSNMVKAMVTHFSEGTGDGSNNKVNLIPGYTEPGDMREIKRIAKLLDIPNILFPDTSGVVDSPMTGKYNMYPKGGTKVVELIDTGSSMATVALGKFASEAAANELEKKCKVASHPLNLPIGVKATDEFIMELVKITGKDVPDELEEERGMLVDIMTDTHHHYHGKRVAIFGDPDHVMALTEFTLSLGMKPVYVVTGTPGKAFEKEVNGMLESSNVEGRVKASGDLFELHQWVKNEPVDLLIGNTYGKYIARAEDIPLVRFGFPNMDRSIHSYFPVVGYKGAMRLMEMIGNALLERVDRDALDEDFELVL